In Tetrapisispora phaffii CBS 4417 chromosome 6, complete genome, a single genomic region encodes these proteins:
- the NUP2 gene encoding nucleoporin NUP2 (similar to Saccharomyces cerevisiae NUP2 (YLR335W); ancestral locus Anc_4.164) has product MSKRQSGSQITRDHIGEERSDDEEPKDFGIASSQVMSKRKIAMPKRKMTFTAPQTNAKESSMASVFANNKPQANREDDNEKALKLKALNSQFSGKIIKCIKDDPCCNLTPLFEKYKNYIDSIDKVADVKTSETKPATSSFTFGIQAKIPVSQPKQFAFGSLTSKPVENDDVATKSHSSEEEDVENEEEEQDEQDEEEKKEIKIQGPTFTLSSNPIVKDSTFTFGSDLSKKQAEEKDSDSESEVEIKGPQFKFSGTVKSDVFKLPSKNGSDEKESIPITEEKNEPKQKPSTPFQFGLKSTTNDKSETPKTENPFTFGKSTVSATSTTDSGSKPVPSFSFGAKKDEVKETSPVETPKFSFGTTTKSGPTTTPSFSFGNSEKKDNADDRENNNTAKPSQGFSFSLPSSSNTSETKEESNPVASQDKPANGGFSFKIPDSASKTEESGKKFSFSFGSNPSQESSNEEKKPAFTFGTSTATEEKKETMKPAFSFGQSNSSMPSFSFGKPTTPLSNTSNAETPAGASDSAGFKFSLPFEQKSTPTKDVDDATEEKPTSATNDNATNGDGISNSVSSVNGEEDEEVIFKQKSKLMVFNPETKGYDSKGVGEMKLLQQNNDKSKIRLLCRSDGMGHILLNATIVKSFAYTPLTPEKDNFVKVPTVGPDGKLITYIVQYKQKSDGRQFIKSIEDAKKDM; this is encoded by the coding sequence atgtcCAAGAGACAATCAGGTAGCCAAATTACAAGAGACCATATCGGTGAAGAGAGGTCAGATGATGAGGAGCCAAAGGATTTTGGCATTGCCAGCTCGCAAGTGATGAGCAAGAGAAAAATTGCAATGCCCAAGCGTAAGATGACATTTACTGCACCACAAACGAATGCCAAGGAATCAAGTATGGCAAGTGTATTTGCCAATAATAAGCCACAAGCAAACAGAgaagatgataatgaaaaagctttgaaattgaaagcATTGAACTCACAGTTTAGTGGAAAGATAATTAAATGCATAAAGGATGATCCATGTTGTAATTTGACTccattatttgaaaaatataaaaattacattgattcaattgataaagtGGCTGATGTTAAAACCAGTGAGACTAAACCTGCAACTTCTAGTTTCACATTTGGAATTCAGGCTAAAATCCCTGTTTCACAACCAAAACAGTTTGCATTTGGCTCACTGACCTCTAAACCGGTAGAAAACGATGACGTTGCTACAAAATCTCATTCATCTGAGGAAGAAGATGTTGAGaatgaagaagaggaaCAAGACGAACAAGACgaagaagagaaaaaagaaattaaaattcaaGGACCAACTTTTACTTTATCATCTAATCCAATTGTAAAGGATTCAACTTTTACTTTTGGTTCTGATTTGTCTAAAAAACAAGCAGAGGAAAAAGATAGTGATAGCGAAAGTGAAGTTGAAATTAAAGGTCCTCAGTTTAAATTCAGTGGTACTGTCAAGAGTGATGTCTTTAAGTTACCTTCGAAAAATGGTTCTGATGAAAAAGAATCAATACCTATAAcggaagaaaaaaatgaaccTAAACAAAAACCCTCTACTCCTTTCCAATTTGGTTTAAAATCTACTACAAATGATAAATCAGAAACTCCGAAAACTGAAAACCCGTTCACATTCGGTAAGTCTACAGTCTCAGCCACATCGACAACGGATTCAGGATCTAAACCAGTTCcttctttttcatttggTGCCAAGAAAGATGAAGTAAAAGAGACCAGTCCAGTTGAAACTCCAAAGTTTTCTTTTGGTACAACTACTAAATCTGGTCCAACTACAACTccatcattttcttttggtAATTCTGAGAAGAAAGATAACGCTGATGATCGtgagaataataatacagcCAAACCATCACAAGGTTTTTCATTTAGTTTACCTTCCTCCTCGAATACTTCTGAAACAAAGGAAGAATCCAACCCTGTAGCTTCTCAAGATAAGCCAGCTAATGGTGGATTTTCATTTAAGATTCCAGACTCTGCATCAAAAACTGAGGAATCAGGAAAGaagttttcattttcattcGGTTCTAACCCATCCCAGGAATCTAgcaatgaagaaaaaaaaccAGCTTTCACATTTGGCACATCCACAGCTACTGAAGAGAAAAAGGAAACTATGAAACCTGCTTTTTCTTTTGGCCAATCGAATTCTTCTATGCCATCCTTCTCTTTTGGTAAACCAACCACTCCTCTTTCAAATACTTCAAATGCTGAAACACCTGCAGGAGCCTCAGATTCAGCtggatttaaattttcattaccTTTCGAACAGAAGTCAACACCAACTAAAGACGTTGATGACGCCACTGAGGAAAAACCTACATCAGCTACTAATGATAATGCTACAAATGGCGATGGCATATCAAATTCTGTTTCATCTGTAAATGGGGAAGAGGATGAAGAAGTGATATTCAaacaaaaatcaaaattaatggTCTTTAATCCAGAAACTAAAGGTTATGATTCAAAAGGTGTTGGTGAAATGAAGTTATTAcaacaaaataatgataaatccAAGATAAGATTGTTATGTAGATCAGACGGTATGGGACATATCCTTCTAAACGCAACGATCGTTAAGAGTTTTGCCTACACACCATTAACGCCGGAAAAGgataattttgttaaagTTCCAACAGTTGGTCCAGATGGCAAACTAATAACGTATATTGTCCAATACAAGCAAAAATCAGACGGTCgtcaatttattaaatctaTTGAAGATGCAAAAAAGGAtatgtaa
- the TPHA0F00950 gene encoding 40S ribosomal protein eS25 (similar to Saccharomyces cerevisiae RPS25A (YGR027C) and RPS25B (YLR333C); ancestral locus Anc_4.163) has translation MPPKQQISKAAKAAAAMAGGKKSKKKWSKKSHKDKAQHAVILDQEKYDRIMKEVPTFRYVSVSVLVERLKLGGSMARVALRDLEAKGIIKPVSKHSKQAIYTRATASE, from the coding sequence atgccTCCAAAGCAACAAATCTCCAAAGCTGCTAAGGCTGCCGCCGCTATGGCCGGTGGTAAGAAGTCTAAGAAGAAGTGGTCCAAGAAATCCCACAAGGACAAGGCTCAACACGCCGTCATCTTAGACCAAGAAAAATACGACAGAATCATGAAGGAAGTCCCAACTTTCAGATACGTCTCTGTCTCTGTCTTAGTTGAAAGATTAAAGCTTGGTGGTTCCATGGCCAGAGTTGCTTTAAGAGACTTAGAAGCTAAGGGCATCATTAAGCCAGTTTCCAAGCACTCTAAGCAAGCTATTTACACCAGAGCTACTGCTTCTGAATAA
- the REC102 gene encoding Rec102p (similar to Saccharomyces cerevisiae REC102 (YLR329W); ancestral locus Anc_4.153), producing the protein MELEPTFLNSQHLNNDGVISSWHTNIYFQDNFIVDNWDFDKIIVLPPKFPGSLRFELELNFNDREPLANDTKYLKLFQQIKTTCVNGFRAIIEDKLNYSIEHVEDQNRPYSIVFNLNCNVCTVNKVQTLLEEPIKKFNHLGNEIKIVNLTKVKILADFYFHQATFNDLEYDDTVYQMIKSHMNEYLASLFLSQLEINFPICFSKYIREYLSANILEYPQISFILSNSSKLIPYLITILKNDNNFKTIFKILTYKSKKVKDNEEMFLKFLCD; encoded by the coding sequence ATGGAACTGGAACCAACCTTTTTGAACTCTCAGCATTTGAACAACGACGGTGTGATCTCCTCTTGGCACACTAACATATACTTTcaagataattttatagTAGATAATTGGGATTTCgataaaataattgtaCTGCCACCAAAATTTCCAGGAAGCTTGAGGTTTGAATTGGAACTGAATTTTAACGATAGAGAGCCTCTGGCGAATGatacaaaatatttgaagttaTTTCAACAAATTAAGACTACTTGTGTGAACGGTTTCAGAGCAATCATAGAagataaattgaattattcaattgaacATGTGGAAGATCAAAACAGACCCTATTctattgtttttaatttgaattgtAACGTCTGTACTGTTAATAAAGTTCAAACTCTTTTGGAAGAGCCcatcaaaaaattcaatcaTCTTGGAAATGAAATCAAGATTGTTAATTTGACAAAAGTAAAAATTTTGGCAGACTTTTATTTCCATCAGGCTACGTTCAATGATTTAGAATATGATGATACGGTATATCAAATGATCAAATCACATATGAATGAATATTTAGCATCTTTATTCCTATCTCAATTGGAGATAAACTTCCCTATTTGCTTCTCGAAATATATTAGAGAATATTTATCAGctaatattttagaatACCCTCAAATATCATTCATTCTCTCTAATTCTTCGAAACTAATTCCTTACCTAATAACGATTctgaaaaatgataataactttaaaaccatttttaaaattttgacATATAAAAGCAAAAAAGTCAAAGATAATGAGgaaatgtttttaaaatttctgTGTGATTAa
- the CHS5 gene encoding Chs5p (similar to Saccharomyces cerevisiae CHS5 (YLR330W); ancestral locus Anc_4.156), with translation MSNVDVLLTVGKLDASLALLTTQDHHVIEFPTMLLPDNIKAGSIVKFSVSQSLEEERRQSEKFNSLQTKILEKYGTSKPEKPVLKIVNITQTSCVLAWDELKLGSAKLKSLVLYRQGIRSMIVPSPLKITETKLSGLSIDHPYEFQLKLSTTSGNFWSEKINIQTHKMTDMSGIVVCLGPLDPMERITDSQISNSLKKIGAKELQHKVAIDTTHFICNDIDNEDDPELIKAKNNNIPIVRPEWVRACEIEQRIIGVRGFYLDADPSILKSYTFQGVSSGTEEPVSVEIPQAEVIETEPIHKTEEKIEVAEEDSIDKSSIEIAQGNVREKDQIDEKDQIEEETFEPLNETVTANIQEQDLVEDTGLTNDDIVKNIEGAQIEIVNSRDQEEMEMVKESEGTTFNIEEGQKDDDEQLNEVELTVEDEHLNGVGGQLEEQQLNGTEENIEEEHEVNDDQLNADEPNTEVQQKSESEEKTNAVSLDENIQNNNNVNANELEVNLEHVDTNNESFDKDDEQKKTKMQTMV, from the coding sequence atgtctaACGTGGATGTTTTACTTACCGTAGGGAAGCTGGATGCTTCCTTAGCTTTATTGACCACTCAAGATCATCATGTAATTGAATTTCCAACAATGCTGTTGCCTGATAACATTAAAGCAGGATCAATCGTAAAATTCAGTGTTTCACAAAGCTTGGAAGAAGAGAGGAGACAAAGTGAGAAATTCAACAGTCTGCAGacaaaaattttagaaaaatatgGTACTTCAAAACCAGAGAAACCAGTTttaaaaatagtaaatattACCCAAACAAGTTGTGTTCTAGCATGGGATGAATTAAAACTGGGTTCTGCGAAATTGAAATCATTAGTATTATACAGACAAGGTATCAGATCAATGATAGTCCCAAGTCCTTTAAAAATAACCGAAACCAAACTTTCTGGTTTATCAATTGACCATCCTTATGagtttcaattaaaattatccaCAACATCAGGGAATTTTTGGTCAGAAAAGATTAATATCCAGACACACAAAATGACTGATATGTCTGGTATTGTTGTATGTTTAGGGCCACTTGATCCAATGGAGAGAATTACTGACTCTCAAATTTCTAATTCTCTAAAGAAGATAGGTGCAAAAGAACTTCAACACAAAGTAGCCATTGATACAACTCATTTCATTTGCAACGATATCGACAATGAAGATGACCCTGAATTGATCAAGGctaagaataataatattccaaTCGTTAGACCGGAATGGGTCAGAGCTTGTGAAATAGAACAAAGGATTATTGGTGTTAGGGGTTTCTACTTAGATGCTGATCCAAGCATTTTAAAAAGCTATACATTCCAAGGGGTATCTTCTGGAACAGAAGAACCAGTATCCGTTGAAATACCTCAAGCAGAAGTGATAGAAACAGAGCCAATTCACAAAACTGAAGAAAAGATAGAAGTAGCAGAAGAAGATTCAATAGATAAATcatcaattgaaattgCTCAGGGAAATGTAAGAGAAAAAGATCAGATTGATGAAAAAGATCAAATTGAAGAGGAAACTTTTGAACCACTAAATGAAACTGTAACAGCAAATATTCAGGAACAGGACTTAGTAGAAGATACAGGTTTAACTAACGACgatattgttaaaaatatcgaAGGTGCACAAATCGAGATAGTAAACAGCAGAGATCAAGAAGAAATGGAAATGGTAAAGGAAAGCGAAGGCACGACTTTCAATATAGAAGAGGGACAAAAAGACGACGACGAACAATTGAATGAAGTTGAGCTAACTGTCGAAGATGAACACTTGAATGGCGTTGGAGGGCAGCTTGAGGAACAACAATTGAACGGAACGGAAGAGAACATTGAAGAGGAACATGAAGTTAACGATGATCAATTGAACGCGGATGAACCAAACACTGAAGTTCAACAAAAATCTGAAAGTGAGGAGAAAACTAACGCCGTTTCATTAGAcgaaaatattcaaaataacaataatgtGAACGCAAATGAATTAGAAGTAAATCTAGAGCATGTGGATACTAATAACGAAAGCTTTGATAAGGATGATGAACAAAAGAAAACCAAGATGCAGACAATGGTGTAA
- the DPC29 gene encoding post-initiation translation factor DPC29 (similar to Saccharomyces cerevisiae YGR021W; ancestral locus Anc_4.158): MLRAVPKQSRCLVQERPQCCSLITTNANSKRSFNCGMNPTLSGHNKWSTIKHDKAKNDAEKNKLFSKFANQIQLAVKLGGGSTDPTLNIRLATAMEAANKNNVSKKVVDNAIKKAAGISLNKGSVMETCLYEGMGPGGVAFVIEALTDNRNRTFGFVRSAFTKVNGSMTPTLYFFDKKGYAIVRAPIKYENDEDKILERVLDIKGVEDLEQIKDEEEASVTDEPGNSSDNSDKLALYSIRTEPSSTNAVAAELKQDGFKIEELAIGYFGKDDLQVTLPDEESKAKFDRFMDTLDSIDEITAIHTNIRD, from the coding sequence ATGTTAAGAGCTGTTCCCAAACAATCTCGTTGTTTAGTACAGGAGAGACCTCAATGTTGCTCCCTTATTACAACCAATGCAAATTCAAAGAGATCTTTCAATTGTGGTATGAACCCAACATTGTCTGGACATAACAAATGGTCTACGATTAAACATGATAAAGCCAAAAACGATGCGGAGAAGAACAAGCTATTCAGTAAGTTTGCAAACCAGATACAATTAGCTGTTAAATTGGGTGGAGGATCCACTGATCCAACCTTAAACATCAGGTTGGCGACAGCCATGGAGGCAGCAAACAAGAACAATGTGAGTAAAAAAGTTGTCGACAACGCTATCAAGAAGGCAGCTGGTATTTCGCTGAATAAGGGTTCTGTTATGGAGACTTGTCTTTACGAAGGGATGGGCCCAGGAGGCGTTGCATTTGTCATTGAGGCTCTGACTGACAATAGAAATAGGACTTTTGGTTTTGTGCGCAGCGCATTCACCAAGGTAAACGGATCCATGACTCCAACCTTGTATTTTTTCGATAAGAAGGGTTACGCAATCGTCCGGGCCCCAATTAAATACGAGAACGACGAAGATAAAATTCTCGAGAGAGTTCTCGATATTAAAGGTGTTGAAGACTTAGAGCAGATCAAAGACGAAGAAGAAGCGTCCGTAACGGACGAACCAGGCAACAGCAGCGACAACAGCGACAAGCTGGCCCTGTACTCCATCCGCACAGAACCATCGAGTACGAACGCTGTTGCTGCGGAGTTGAAACAGGACGGCTTTAAAATCGAAGAACTTGCCATTGGGTACTTTGGAAAGGACGACTTACAAGTGACATTGCCAGACGAAGAATCGAAGGCCAAGTTCGACAGGTTCATGGACACTCTGGACTCTATCGATGAGATCACGGCCATCCACACGAACATCAGAGACTAA
- the THG1 gene encoding tRNA guanylyltransferase (similar to Saccharomyces cerevisiae THG1 (YGR024C); ancestral locus Anc_4.161), translating to MANSRFEYVRQFETHDTLLPETYIVIRIDGKKFHEFSKYYDFVKPNDERALKLMNACAKNVVLTYRADMILAFGESDEYSFILKSDTNLFNRRSEKLSTLICSLYTSNYVALWPKFFPGVDLNAKHLPYFDSRCVVYPNLKTIKDYLSWRFVDTHINNLYNTAFWQLIQVCGLTAQESENKLAGTVSSEKQEILFTDCSINYNNEPDMFKKGSLITRKGEILHIDVIKQIDTLFEGF from the coding sequence ATGGCTAACTCTCGTTTTGAATATGTTAGACAATTTGAAACTCATGATACTTTATTACCAGAAACCTATATAGTGATTCGAATTGATGGTAAAAAATTCCATGaattttccaaatattaTGATTTTGTAAAACCAAACGATGAAAGGgctttaaaattaatgaatgCTTGTGCCAAGAATGTTGTTTTAACGTATAGAGCTGATATGATTTTAGCATTTGGAGAAAGTGACGAATATTCATTTATCCTAAAAAGTGATACAAACTTATTCAATCGGAGATCAGAGAAACTATCAACTTTAATATGTTCTCTCTATACATCAAATTATGTGGCATTATGGCCAAAATTTTTCCCTGGAGTGGACTTGAATGCCAAACATTTACCATACTTTGACTCAAGATGTGTAGTGTATCCAAATTTGAAGACAATTAAAGACTATTTAAGTTGGAGGTTTGTTGATAcacatataaataatttatacaACACAGCGTTCTGGCAACTAATACAAGTTTGTGGTCTAACTGCACAAGAGTCTGAAAATAAACTGGCAGGAACAGTCAGTAGTGAGAAACAGGAGATTTTATTCACAGATTGTAGTATTAATTACAATAACGAACCAGACATGTTTAAAAAAGGTTCCTTAATTACAAGGAAAGGTGAAATATTGCATATAGATGTAATTAAGCAAATTGATACCCTATTCGAAGGGTTTTAA
- the TPHA0F00930 gene encoding uncharacterized protein (similar to Saccharomyces cerevisiae MTL1 (YGR023W) and MID2 (YLR332W); ancestral locus Anc_4.159), which yields MHLNYIVHRYLNRYIYKCEHVDDIQCSVNRKCCLTNIIWRHTSTQQKAVDEIVMSTSLLFLAQLQVVLMAFISAAVGLSGASNSTLASRSFAKGSSTSLFGTYSSRDAAVEYASSEINEIIFSSSQRPLYFTSSYQSSSSLDIHSQISSDTAVSTVLNSSLAYSLSALDSIEGSLSTSSPLSILPSSSSYIPSPTYYQGSSVHAPETYNSSVDVYTSLALVTNIVNGHTYVSNYYATVTEIDSSTAAVSFGSKQLGYKHVLSTHNRNIIIGCCVGLGIPLMILLIVLFYYIFIRKTKTVDYINSEGGIVTAYDKNFIHKKWYLLIGKENKIEPTFKNNKVTVLEPENSGVSYSSENLNLETSHDNNYKEFINTTATKNYKNYKISNSFNRHKRNKSNQLPTHNFLVEEDQYYNRQSDNVISIDASNNGNNNANAKYTAIEGRNSTITQTSASTSGSPYEKYSSEESMTH from the coding sequence ATGCACTTGAATTATATAGTTCATAGGTATCTAAATcggtatatatataaatgtgaACATGTGGATGACATACAATGCAGCGTCAATCGAAAATGTTGTTTGACGAATATTATATGGAGGCACACAAGTACCCAACAGAAAGCAGTGGATGAGATAGTAATGTCCACGTCTCTCCTATTTTTAGCACAATTGCAAGTAGTGTTGATGGCTTTCATAAGTGCTGCCGTTGGTTTATCAGGGGCTTCTAACTCCACCTTAGCATCCAGATCCTTTGCAAAAGGCTCGAGCACTTCGCTATTTGGTACATACTCTTCAAGGGATGCAGCAGTGGAATATGCAAGCAGTGAAATCAATGAAATCATCTTCTCCAGTTCTCAACGACCATTATACTTCACATCGTCATATCAGTCCTCGAGCTCATTGGATATTCATTCGCAGATAAGTTCTGACACAGCAGTTTCAACAGTCTTGAACTCAAGTTTAGCCTATTCGTTGTCTGCTCTGGATTCAATAGAAGGATCGCTGAGCACATCAAGCCCATTGTCAATTCTCCCCTCTAGCTCCTCCTATATTCCCTCGCCAACGTACTATCAAGGAAGTTCCGTGCATGCTCCAGAAACTTATAACAGTAGCGTTGACGTCTATACGTCTCTTGCTCTCGTTACAAACATCGTAAATGGGCATACTTATGTATCAAATTATTACGCAACAGTAACTGAAATCGATTCATCTACAGCAGCTGTTAGTTTTGGATCAAAACAACTAGGCTACAAGCATGTTTTATCAACACATAATcgtaatattataatagGTTGTTGTGTGGGACTTGGTATCCCATTGATGATACTGCTGATAGTACTattctattatattttcatcagGAAAACTAAGACGGTTGACTATATTAATTCAGAAGGTGGAATTGTTACTGCCTATGACAAAAACTTTATTCACAAGAAGTGGTATTTGTTAATAggtaaagaaaataaaattgaaccGACTTTCAAGAACAACAAGGTCACAGTTCTAGAACCTGAAAATTCTGGTGTCAGTTATTCTTCCgagaatttgaatttagaAACTAGTCACGACAATAACTAcaaagaatttattaatactACTGCCACAAAGAATTATAAGAACTATAAAATAAGCAACAGTTTTAATAGGCATAAGAGAAACAAATCAAATCAATTACCAACTCACAATTTTCTGGTAGAGGAAGATCAATACTATAATCGTCAATCTGACAACGtaatatcaattgatgCGAGCAACAACGGGAATAATAATGCTAATGCAAAATATACTGCTATAGAAGGTCGAAACAGTACAATTACTCAGACTTCAGCTTCAACATCAGGTTCTCCatatgaaaaatattcatctGAAGAATCTATGACTCATTAA